The following proteins are co-located in the Elusimicrobiota bacterium genome:
- the glgA gene encoding glycogen synthase: MKVTMMAREYPPYIYGGAGVHLRYLAQELSKIMDVEVRCFGDQKSDEQSLKVRGYKGWEALKGKKFSPALDTISVNILSQLEEIDSDVVHTHTWYGHLGGLLTKILYDIPLVTTSHSLEPLRPWKEDQLGRGYQLSAWIEKIGLESADKVIAVSNLMKQDILKFFNVQPEKVEVIHNGIDLNKWKYTPLSDSLKKEYGIADDYILFVGRPTPQKGMEYLVKAADVIPVQIVFGAAGADTKDYEERMTKEVEKKKNIVWIHKLLKEEEYVQLYSSAKVFVCPSIYEPFGIINLEAMACKTPVVASATGGILEVVIPEETGLLVEPKNPGQIAGAVNRLLKDEKLRKKFGEASRARVEKYFSWSYIAQQTKKLYENLI, from the coding sequence ATGAAAGTTACAATGATGGCGAGAGAATATCCACCATATATTTATGGCGGTGCGGGGGTGCATTTACGATATTTAGCACAGGAACTTTCTAAAATTATGGATGTTGAAGTAAGATGTTTTGGCGACCAGAAATCAGACGAACAATCGTTGAAAGTGCGCGGATATAAAGGCTGGGAAGCGCTTAAAGGTAAAAAATTTTCACCGGCACTTGATACAATTTCTGTAAATATCCTTTCGCAATTAGAAGAGATTGATTCTGATGTTGTCCATACGCATACCTGGTATGGACATCTCGGTGGACTTTTGACAAAAATTCTTTATGATATACCGCTTGTTACAACTTCGCATTCGCTTGAACCGTTAAGACCATGGAAAGAAGACCAACTGGGAAGAGGGTATCAGTTAAGCGCATGGATTGAAAAAATCGGGCTTGAATCCGCTGATAAAGTTATTGCCGTCTCAAATTTAATGAAACAGGATATCTTAAAATTTTTTAATGTTCAGCCGGAAAAAGTTGAAGTTATCCATAACGGGATTGACCTTAATAAATGGAAATATACACCGCTTTCTGATTCGCTTAAAAAAGAATACGGTATCGCTGATGATTATATTTTGTTCGTCGGTCGGCCGACACCGCAAAAAGGTATGGAGTATCTTGTTAAAGCTGCAGATGTAATCCCTGTCCAAATTGTTTTCGGCGCAGCAGGTGCTGATACAAAGGATTACGAGGAAAGAATGACAAAAGAGGTTGAAAAGAAAAAAAATATTGTGTGGATACATAAACTTTTGAAAGAAGAAGAATATGTTCAATTGTATTCTTCAGCAAAGGTATTTGTCTGCCCGTCTATTTACGAGCCGTTTGGAATAATCAATCTTGAGGCGATGGCTTGTAAAACACCAGTCGTTGCATCTGCGACGGGCGGAATTTTGGAAGTCGTTATTCCCGAAGAAACAGGGCTATTGGTTGAACCAAAAAATCCAGGACAGATCGCTGGTGCTGTGAATCGGTTATTGAAAGATGAAAAATTGAGAAAGAAATTTGGTGAAGCAAGCCGCGCTCGTGTAGAAAAATATTTCTCTTGGAGTTATATCGCTCAACAAACAAAAAAACTGTACGAAAACCTAATTTAA
- a CDS encoding site-specific DNA-methyltransferase, producing the protein MHTIQKPKKLIERIVKASSQMGDLVLDPFAGTGTTLVVCEELGRNYIGIEINPKLVEICRQRLSEMKSEKQLDRSRNVISHVGFTE; encoded by the coding sequence CTGCACACTATTCAAAAACCTAAAAAACTTATAGAGCGAATAGTAAAAGCAAGTTCTCAGATGGGCGACCTTGTTTTAGACCCATTTGCGGGAACAGGAACAACACTTGTTGTTTGTGAAGAACTCGGGCGTAACTATATTGGAATTGAAATAAATCCGAAATTGGTTGAAATTTGTAGACAACGATTAAGCGAAATGAAATCAGAAAAACAATTGGATAGAAGTAGAAATGTTATTTCTCATGTTGGTTTCACAGAATAG
- a CDS encoding DNA methyltransferase, which yields MLKLFSKKLKKGGVLYLFGKPDCIDFIDYKPYLTLNSKIVWYQPSRLAQGRNNFTNNYDIIAYFSKGKAKTFNLDNIRVPQLVELEHRRRCENVPSVVNGKFGATKFNELGKNPGDVWGDIKQLTYNQKNF from the coding sequence TTGCTTAAATTATTTTCTAAAAAATTAAAAAAAGGAGGGGTTTTATATTTGTTTGGTAAACCAGATTGTATTGATTTTATTGACTACAAACCGTATTTAACGCTAAATTCAAAAATTGTCTGGTATCAGCCGAGCCGACTTGCACAGGGAAGAAATAATTTTACTAATAATTATGATATTATTGCTTATTTCAGTAAGGGAAAAGCAAAGACATTTAATTTAGATAATATAAGGGTGCCTCAATTGGTAGAATTAGAACATAGAAGAAGATGTGAAAATGTTCCGTCGGTTGTGAACGGTAAATTCGGAGCCACAAAGTTCAACGAACTCGGGAAAAATCCAGGCGATGTCTGGGGAGATATCAAGCAGTTAACATATAATCAAAAGAACTTTTAA
- a CDS encoding putative toxin-antitoxin system toxin component, PIN family, producing the protein MKIVIDANVIIAAFATHGLCSDIFELCLVQHDIFLCDTLIQEVRNGLLKKIKVPRNIVENIVNFLESKIHRVKPSEVDKHICRDSKDIMVLGTAESINADIILTGDKDLLILKTYKNIKIVTPRQFLELLKQNHT; encoded by the coding sequence ATGAAAATTGTAATTGATGCAAATGTTATAATCGCAGCATTTGCTACCCATGGATTATGCAGTGATATATTTGAACTATGTTTAGTACAGCATGACATTTTTTTATGTGATACTTTAATTCAAGAAGTAAGAAACGGATTATTAAAAAAAATCAAAGTACCGAGAAACATAGTTGAAAATATCGTTAATTTTTTAGAGAGCAAAATACACAGAGTTAAACCATCGGAAGTTGACAAACACATCTGCCGCGATTCCAAAGATATTATGGTATTGGGAACAGCAGAAAGTATTAATGCTGATATAATTTTAACCGGTGATAAAGATTTGTTAATTCTAAAAACATATAAGAATATAAAAATTGTAACACCTCGGCAGTTTTTAGAATTGCTTAAGCAAAACCATACTTAA
- a CDS encoding CopG family transcriptional regulator, with product MNSNMFTLRLPVSVRKELERISKQEKVPAGQIVRDAVDRYIAVKRFRNLRKMVLPFAETQGLLTDEDVFDALKK from the coding sequence ATGAATTCAAATATGTTCACATTAAGATTACCCGTAAGTGTCAGAAAAGAATTAGAAAGAATAAGCAAACAGGAAAAAGTACCGGCGGGGCAGATAGTAAGAGATGCGGTTGACCGTTACATTGCAGTAAAACGGTTTAGAAATCTCAGGAAAATGGTTCTTCCTTTTGCTGAGACACAGGGCTTGCTAACTGATGAAGATGTTTTTGATGCACTTAAAAAATGA